In Paenibacillus sp. FSL M7-0420, a single genomic region encodes these proteins:
- a CDS encoding AraC family transcriptional regulator, translated as MTVFKYNAHRPHRANPDLYLHYWGQEQCAPGHSFGPGVRNLYKVHFIHAGTGKVTVGEATHTLNAGQAFLTYPHVVTHYAADQDDPWLYSWIAFTGEEAAYLLSRTSLTPEQPVFPMDQELMPSLSARLSKTGSSGALLDLPLKVMLYEFFALLLRKVPAADSPAPRSRSVYVEQCLHYLQAHYAENVTMESLSASLKLDRKYMSALFKRTVGLPPQQYLLQFRMSKACELLTETGCTIGEISQSVGYQDALLFSRMFKKVKGCSPKEYRLRHADTDIVL; from the coding sequence ATGACTGTATTCAAATATAACGCCCATCGGCCCCACCGGGCCAATCCTGACCTGTATCTGCATTACTGGGGCCAGGAGCAGTGCGCACCCGGTCATTCATTCGGACCCGGAGTACGCAACCTGTACAAAGTCCACTTCATTCACGCCGGAACCGGCAAGGTAACCGTCGGTGAAGCCACCCATACATTGAACGCAGGGCAGGCTTTCCTCACTTATCCGCATGTGGTAACACATTATGCCGCAGATCAGGATGATCCTTGGCTGTATTCCTGGATTGCTTTTACCGGGGAGGAGGCGGCCTATCTGTTGTCACGAACTTCGCTTACCCCGGAGCAGCCGGTGTTCCCGATGGATCAGGAGCTGATGCCCTCGCTGTCTGCCAGGTTATCTAAGACGGGGAGCAGCGGAGCGCTGCTGGACCTGCCGCTGAAGGTGATGCTCTATGAGTTCTTCGCCCTGCTGCTTCGCAAGGTCCCGGCTGCCGACAGCCCGGCTCCGCGCAGCAGAAGTGTCTATGTCGAGCAGTGCCTGCATTACCTTCAAGCCCACTACGCCGAGAATGTGACGATGGAGAGTCTGTCCGCTTCCCTGAAGCTGGACCGCAAATATATGTCGGCGCTGTTCAAGCGGACGGTCGGCTTGCCGCCGCAGCAATATCTGCTCCAATTCCGTATGTCCAAAGCCTGCGAGCTGCTGACAGAGACCGGCTGCACCATCGGGGAGATCTCGCAATCCGTGGGGTATCAGGATGCTTTGCTCTTTTCCCGGATGTTCAAGAAGGTGAAGGGCTGCTCGCCCAAAGAATACCGGCTCCGCCATGCAGATACGGACATTGTGCTATAA
- a CDS encoding DMT family transporter: protein MILLAYSLVCLIFGTTFLAIKIGVDAGAPPFFSAGLRFFVAGAVLFLFMVLRGKARFSLLLRKEMLLTGAALTFGTFAALYWAEQYVSSGLAAVLSATGPMMILLMQTVFLRQKAPAYSLLGCIIGFTGVLLLVLPSLAADVTPLWLIGCVVVLIGELCYAAGAIYSKKVTITFSAESPVALNAAQMMYGGALLFIISLFTEPLHPSFLLSFKTAGSLLYLTVVGSMVGHTLFYWLVSKTNPVFPSTWLYISPPIAVGVGFLFYNEAVTWVTLLGVFTIIFGTILVNAGALKQLFFKPKPVMPVLPKASVEPLV, encoded by the coding sequence ATGATTCTGTTAGCTTATTCACTTGTCTGTCTGATCTTCGGCACTACCTTCCTGGCCATCAAAATCGGCGTAGACGCCGGAGCGCCGCCCTTCTTCTCTGCGGGTCTGCGTTTTTTCGTGGCGGGTGCGGTGCTGTTCCTGTTCATGGTTCTTAGAGGCAAAGCCCGCTTCTCCCTGCTGCTGCGCAAGGAAATGCTGCTCACAGGAGCAGCCCTTACCTTCGGCACCTTCGCCGCGCTCTACTGGGCGGAACAATATGTATCCTCCGGGCTTGCTGCCGTATTATCAGCCACCGGACCGATGATGATTCTGCTGATGCAGACGGTTTTCCTGCGCCAAAAAGCTCCCGCCTACTCCCTGCTCGGCTGTATCATCGGGTTCACCGGAGTCCTGCTGCTGGTGCTGCCCAGCCTGGCGGCTGACGTTACCCCGCTCTGGCTGATCGGCTGTGTGGTGGTGCTGATTGGGGAACTCTGCTACGCGGCGGGGGCGATCTATTCCAAAAAAGTAACCATCACCTTCTCCGCCGAGTCCCCCGTCGCTCTGAACGCTGCCCAGATGATGTACGGCGGGGCGCTGCTGTTCATCATCTCCCTGTTCACTGAGCCGCTGCACCCGTCCTTCCTGTTGTCATTTAAAACCGCAGGTTCCCTGCTCTACCTGACCGTTGTCGGCTCCATGGTCGGACATACGCTGTTCTATTGGCTCGTCTCCAAGACGAATCCGGTTTTTCCGTCCACCTGGCTGTACATCTCGCCGCCGATTGCCGTTGGGGTAGGCTTCCTGTTCTATAACGAAGCAGTCACCTGGGTAACGCTGCTTGGCGTGTTCACGATTATATTCGGAACCATCCTTGTGAATGCCGGCGCACTAAAGCAGTTGTTCTTCAAGCCTAAACCGGTAATGCCCGTTCTTCCAAAAGCAAGCGTTGAACCCCTGGTTTAG
- a CDS encoding aminotransferase-like domain-containing protein — protein sequence MKKIAGAGQNNPLFRQVYEFMLNRMERGEWRADDKLPSIRLLAEELGVHRLTVFKAYRALTESGKLYVKDKSGYYVAPGSRLNPPPDEGSAVPGYMVRSPMSDIQRLPVTYQFSQALIDPGLLPNLFLSDYVKKVFDLYPKVMGTYSTVEGDEELRVTLSSHFEERYRLQLSARELLITSGAQQAINLIAGIMLGPMDAVLVERPTYSVALDIFRRAGARLVAVDISPQGYDLAAVEELMRKNKPRMFYINPTHHNPTGYTIPAKQRKLLVELAERYRCLLVEDDPFRDMYFGEEPPPPFFAYDTEGWVMYISSYSKYVAPGLRICAVACRYPFMERLIAAKSLADNGTPLLNQKIFLHYYTSPRLQQHLGKLRIALQVHKEIMEEELTATGWEWTTPQGGLNLWVKLPDSIPVAKLLARCLEQSISFVPGELCDPLGEMKSWLRLSYSFASEALLREGMQRLTAIAREIEAGE from the coding sequence ATGAAAAAAATAGCGGGTGCCGGGCAGAATAATCCCTTATTCCGCCAAGTCTATGAGTTCATGCTGAACCGGATGGAGCGGGGGGAGTGGAGGGCCGATGATAAACTGCCTTCGATCCGGCTGCTGGCGGAGGAGCTGGGGGTTCACCGGCTGACCGTGTTCAAGGCCTACCGGGCGCTGACCGAGAGCGGCAAGCTGTATGTCAAAGACAAATCCGGTTATTATGTGGCCCCGGGCAGCAGGCTGAACCCTCCGCCGGACGAAGGCTCGGCAGTGCCTGGATATATGGTCAGGAGCCCGATGTCCGATATTCAGCGGCTGCCGGTCACGTACCAGTTCTCCCAAGCGTTGATTGATCCGGGCCTGCTGCCGAACCTGTTCCTGTCCGATTATGTCAAAAAAGTATTCGATCTCTACCCGAAGGTCATGGGCACCTACTCCACCGTGGAAGGGGATGAAGAGCTGCGTGTTACGCTGAGCAGCCATTTCGAGGAGCGGTATAGGCTCCAGCTGTCGGCCCGCGAGCTGCTGATTACTTCAGGCGCACAACAGGCCATCAATCTGATTGCCGGGATCATGCTTGGTCCGATGGATGCTGTGCTGGTGGAGCGGCCTACTTATAGTGTGGCGCTGGATATTTTTCGGCGGGCAGGAGCGCGGCTGGTAGCTGTGGATATCTCGCCGCAGGGCTATGACCTGGCGGCGGTGGAGGAGCTGATGCGTAAGAATAAGCCGCGGATGTTCTACATCAACCCGACCCATCATAACCCGACGGGGTATACAATTCCGGCGAAGCAGCGCAAGCTGCTGGTGGAGCTTGCGGAGCGCTACCGCTGCCTGCTCGTGGAGGATGATCCGTTCCGTGACATGTACTTTGGGGAAGAGCCGCCCCCGCCGTTCTTCGCCTATGATACGGAGGGCTGGGTGATGTATATTAGCAGCTACAGCAAATATGTGGCCCCCGGCCTACGGATCTGTGCGGTGGCCTGCCGTTATCCGTTTATGGAGCGGCTGATCGCCGCCAAGTCCTTGGCGGATAACGGGACGCCTCTGCTGAATCAGAAGATTTTTCTGCATTATTATACCTCGCCGCGCTTACAGCAGCATCTCGGCAAGCTGCGGATTGCCCTTCAGGTGCACAAGGAGATTATGGAGGAGGAGCTCACGGCCACCGGCTGGGAATGGACAACTCCGCAAGGCGGGCTTAATCTGTGGGTCAAGCTGCCGGACAGTATTCCGGTAGCTAAGCTGCTGGCCCGTTGCCTGGAGCAATCCATCTCCTTCGTTCCCGGTGAGCTCTGCGATCCGCTGGGGGAGATGAAGTCCTGGCTGCGTCTCAGCTACTCGTTCGCCAGTGAAGCCTTGCTGCGCGAGGGAATGCAGCGGCTCACCGCCATTGCGCGGGAGATTGAGGCGGGGGAATAG
- the cysC gene encoding adenylyl-sulfate kinase: MTTGKLQAHKPSAGLTIWLTGLSGAGKSTLAALLTDRLREQGQAVEWLDGDELRRSLGRGLGFSREDRFENIRRAVYLAGMLNRHGVITVVSVISPYAEMRSYARQELPGFVEVYVDCPLPVCEARDVKGLYAKARSGELPAFTGISDPYEAPADPELTLHTAEHRPEQCMEELISWLTEHRLYRL; encoded by the coding sequence ATGACTACTGGTAAGCTACAAGCACACAAGCCCTCTGCCGGATTAACGATATGGCTTACAGGTCTGTCCGGGGCGGGCAAGTCTACGCTTGCCGCGCTGCTCACAGACCGGCTCCGGGAGCAGGGCCAGGCAGTGGAATGGCTGGACGGCGATGAACTGCGGCGCAGCCTGGGCCGTGGACTCGGCTTCAGCCGCGAGGACCGGTTCGAGAACATCCGCCGGGCGGTCTACCTCGCCGGGATGCTGAACCGGCATGGCGTGATTACCGTGGTCTCGGTAATCAGTCCTTATGCTGAGATGCGCAGCTATGCCCGGCAGGAATTGCCGGGCTTCGTCGAGGTCTATGTGGACTGCCCGCTTCCCGTCTGCGAAGCGCGGGATGTCAAAGGGCTGTACGCCAAGGCCCGCTCCGGTGAGCTCCCGGCCTTCACCGGGATCTCCGATCCTTATGAAGCCCCGGCTGACCCGGAGCTGACGCTGCACACAGCGGAGCACAGACCGGAGCAGTGCATGGAAGAGCTGATCAGCTGGCTCACAGAGCATCGGCTTTATCGGCTCTGA
- a CDS encoding STM4011 family radical SAM protein — protein sequence MKAVLYYRGSLSSCNYDCPYCPFGKTKDSAATLAKDRAGLETFVRWVAEQGTAGHRLSIFFNPYGEGLTHRWYREALVTLSNLEHVDKVAIQTNLSARLDFTAELNPAKAAFWATYHPGQVSEERFLAQCMSVYARGIPFSVGSVGVHSAFPAIASLRAALPEDVYLWVNAYKDKRDYYTAEDISFLSGIDPHFQINAMDYDSLGASCNAGSSVFYVQGPGLVKRCYKDRAVIGNLYRDGLEGLAAQRSCRMKVCDCYIGYIHMPELGLEQIYGSGLLERIPYGAGRTE from the coding sequence ATGAAGGCAGTCCTCTACTACCGGGGCTCCCTCTCCTCCTGTAACTATGACTGTCCGTACTGCCCCTTCGGCAAAACCAAAGACAGCGCCGCCACCCTCGCCAAAGACCGCGCCGGTCTTGAGACCTTTGTCCGCTGGGTAGCGGAGCAGGGGACCGCAGGCCATCGCCTGTCTATCTTTTTCAATCCGTATGGCGAAGGCTTGACGCACCGCTGGTACCGGGAGGCGCTTGTTACGCTCTCCAATCTGGAGCATGTGGACAAGGTCGCCATCCAGACCAATCTGTCCGCCCGGCTTGATTTCACTGCTGAACTGAACCCGGCCAAGGCAGCCTTCTGGGCAACCTATCATCCGGGTCAGGTCAGTGAGGAGCGGTTCCTGGCGCAGTGCATGAGTGTATACGCCCGGGGGATTCCTTTTAGCGTAGGCAGTGTGGGGGTTCATAGTGCCTTCCCGGCTATCGCCTCGCTGCGTGCGGCCCTGCCGGAGGACGTCTATCTGTGGGTGAATGCCTACAAGGACAAGCGGGATTATTATACAGCGGAGGATATAAGCTTCCTGAGCGGGATAGACCCGCATTTCCAGATTAATGCGATGGACTACGACAGCCTCGGCGCCAGCTGTAATGCCGGAAGCAGCGTATTCTACGTGCAGGGCCCCGGCCTGGTGAAGCGCTGCTACAAGGACCGTGCGGTCATCGGCAACCTCTACCGCGACGGACTGGAAGGGCTGGCGGCCCAGCGTAGCTGCCGCATGAAGGTCTGCGACTGCTACATCGGCTATATTCATATGCCGGAGCTGGGCCTGGAGCAGATCTACGGCTCCGGCCTGCTGGAGCGGATTCCTTACGGCGCAGGGAGGACAGAGTAA
- a CDS encoding STM4012 family radical SAM protein, with the protein MNQDGHPPFSAGELQQWTEQITAHPYRNYLYSYPHKTAYRELDPPVSLEELWRDEPAESLFLYMHIPFCGARCGFCNLFTLPDKRANVHAEYVDALERQAREWAVFTKHKPYARFAIGGGTPSLLAPAQLNRLFRIATDIMGVDLRTTSISVETSPETLTEEKLTILKEHTVDRVSMGIQSFVADESAAIYRPQDPEVVYRALELLGQFDFPILNLDLIYGLPGQTVDSWLYSLNQALLHEPEEIFLYPLYTREHTIVKPGDLVNQLDIRHECYEAARAVLAERGYRQFSMRRFAKEDAGTGKNILDYSCQEEGMVGLGCGARSYTRNVHYASRYGVSRKATESIIADYVAAERYDTADYGIVLSLAEQKRRFILKAILHSEGLTIADYNQRFGTKLWEDHPELGLLVQSGFATDDEGILRLTPDGLGYSDSIGDWFISGEIREQMQEFILP; encoded by the coding sequence ATGAACCAAGACGGACACCCTCCCTTCTCCGCTGGGGAGCTTCAGCAATGGACGGAGCAGATCACAGCCCATCCCTACCGCAATTATCTCTATTCCTATCCGCACAAAACTGCTTACCGCGAGCTTGATCCGCCTGTTTCGTTAGAGGAGCTGTGGCGGGATGAGCCTGCGGAGAGTTTGTTCTTATATATGCATATTCCGTTCTGCGGCGCGCGCTGCGGCTTCTGCAATCTGTTCACGCTGCCTGATAAAAGAGCGAATGTGCACGCCGAATACGTTGACGCACTGGAGCGGCAGGCGAGGGAATGGGCGGTCTTCACCAAGCACAAGCCTTATGCGCGCTTCGCGATCGGCGGCGGAACGCCCAGCCTTCTGGCTCCCGCACAGCTGAACCGGCTGTTCAGGATTGCAACGGATATCATGGGGGTTGATCTTAGAACCACCTCTATCTCCGTGGAGACCTCACCCGAAACGCTGACAGAGGAGAAGCTGACGATTCTGAAGGAGCATACCGTGGACCGCGTCAGTATGGGCATCCAGAGCTTCGTAGCCGACGAGTCGGCTGCGATCTACCGCCCGCAGGACCCCGAGGTGGTCTACCGTGCGCTGGAGCTGCTGGGGCAGTTTGATTTTCCTATCCTCAATCTGGACTTGATCTACGGACTCCCGGGGCAGACGGTGGACTCCTGGCTCTATTCGCTGAACCAGGCGCTGCTGCATGAACCGGAGGAAATCTTCCTCTATCCGCTCTACACCCGTGAGCATACGATTGTGAAACCGGGCGACCTGGTGAACCAGCTGGATATCCGCCACGAATGCTATGAAGCAGCACGTGCAGTACTGGCAGAGCGTGGCTACCGGCAATTCTCGATGCGCAGATTCGCCAAGGAGGATGCCGGGACCGGCAAGAATATTCTCGACTACAGCTGCCAGGAGGAAGGGATGGTCGGCCTCGGCTGCGGCGCGCGTTCCTATACCCGGAATGTTCATTATGCCTCCCGCTATGGCGTCAGCCGCAAGGCCACGGAGAGCATCATTGCGGATTATGTTGCAGCAGAGCGTTATGATACAGCCGATTATGGCATCGTGCTTAGCCTCGCCGAACAGAAACGGCGGTTCATTCTAAAAGCCATCCTGCACAGCGAAGGACTGACGATTGCCGACTATAACCAGCGGTTCGGGACTAAGCTATGGGAGGATCACCCTGAGCTTGGCCTCTTGGTACAGAGCGGGTTCGCCACGGATGATGAGGGCATTCTGCGGCTGACTCCAGATGGGCTGGGCTACTCCGATTCCATCGGTGACTGGTTCATCTCCGGTGAGATCCGCGAGCAGATGCAGGAGTTCATCCTGCCATGA
- a CDS encoding STM4013/SEN3800 family hydrolase: MTDMNTIVGTHDILMITLDTLRYDAAVLEEANCPNLCGSGSWEKRHTPGSFTYAAHHAFFGGFLPTPANTNKAEHVRLFHSRNTGLKTHPHTWLFDTPDMVSGLAAAGYQTVCIGGVIFFSKKVPLARVLPGYFQQSYWRMTFGVTNPRSTEHQVNHALKLLGNTPQDQRLFLFMNVSAIHGPNHMFLPGARKDSVDSQRAALRYADGELGRLFDAFRKRGNPVFCLAFSDHGTAYGEDGYQGHRLAHDTVWNVPYREFIL; this comes from the coding sequence ATGACCGATATGAATACCATCGTCGGCACCCACGATATCTTAATGATCACACTCGATACTCTGCGTTACGATGCGGCTGTGCTGGAGGAGGCGAATTGCCCCAATCTGTGCGGCAGCGGCTCCTGGGAGAAGCGGCATACCCCCGGCAGCTTCACGTATGCGGCCCATCACGCTTTCTTTGGCGGCTTCCTGCCCACTCCGGCGAACACAAATAAGGCTGAGCATGTGCGGCTGTTCCATTCCAGGAATACCGGGCTGAAGACCCACCCCCATACCTGGCTGTTCGATACACCGGATATGGTGTCGGGGCTGGCAGCGGCGGGTTATCAGACGGTGTGTATCGGGGGCGTAATCTTTTTCAGCAAAAAAGTGCCCCTCGCCCGCGTCCTCCCCGGTTATTTCCAGCAGAGCTACTGGCGGATGACCTTCGGGGTCACGAACCCGCGCTCGACGGAGCATCAGGTGAACCATGCGCTCAAGCTGCTCGGCAACACCCCGCAGGACCAGCGGCTGTTCCTGTTCATGAATGTCTCGGCGATCCATGGCCCGAACCATATGTTCCTGCCGGGTGCGCGCAAGGATTCGGTGGACAGCCAGCGCGCAGCGCTGCGTTATGCCGACGGGGAGCTGGGGCGTCTGTTCGATGCGTTCCGTAAGCGGGGCAATCCGGTGTTCTGTCTGGCTTTTTCCGATCACGGTACGGCTTACGGAGAGGACGGCTACCAAGGCCACCGGCTGGCGCATGACACGGTATGGAATGTTCCGTACCGGGAATTTATTTTATAA
- a CDS encoding STM4014 family protein: MQPAAPLIVFCQPGDRRSAGIQQARSRLGMPPALLIPYAGLLENQPLADLLEQAVQQQAAGLPEQVSRLLRSAMLEPPALNGRPVPAQPATTDRRSGGQPAQGSAAEAQRLLPDSPSGSFSGHAASASAASPPLLRLESPGGSFALERALIALGAPDAPDPDDSLHPFGQQPDLRPLSFKAASALKDMPGVLHHPSQWFRGYCRLLARLRQEAGQLLPASRWTNDPAEIAAMTDKRRTQQILAESGVPVPRPLRGSGGQVPVDYASLRELMLSQRMHRVFIKLASGSAASGVIAYQLNPATGAESAVTTIGVESYITRPPVYYNSGKLQRYTDSARLAGIINWLYRHGAYAEQWIPKPGKDGHSFDIRQLVVAGEACHAVARVSTTPITNLHLRSRRMTPAEAGLSEAQQAEVRRTAEASLAAFPRCSIAGIDVLAGSSGRMYTADVNPFGDLLYDVEYQGCSTYEWEMKQLS, encoded by the coding sequence ATGCAGCCCGCCGCACCGCTGATTGTCTTCTGCCAGCCGGGCGACCGGCGCTCAGCCGGTATTCAGCAGGCGCGTTCGCGCCTCGGGATGCCCCCGGCGCTCCTGATTCCCTATGCCGGGCTGCTGGAGAACCAGCCGCTGGCTGATCTGCTGGAGCAGGCTGTGCAGCAGCAGGCAGCCGGACTGCCGGAACAGGTGAGCCGGCTGCTCCGTAGCGCAATGCTGGAACCGCCAGCGCTGAACGGGAGGCCGGTTCCGGCACAGCCGGCTACAACGGACCGCCGGAGCGGCGGGCAACCCGCCCAGGGGTCCGCAGCGGAAGCGCAGCGCCTGCTGCCGGATTCTCCGAGCGGCAGCTTCAGCGGGCACGCTGCATCGGCATCCGCAGCGTCCCCGCCACTGCTGCGGCTGGAGTCCCCCGGCGGCAGCTTCGCGCTGGAGCGGGCGCTTATCGCGCTGGGCGCACCGGATGCGCCGGACCCGGACGACTCGCTGCACCCGTTCGGGCAGCAGCCGGACCTGAGGCCGCTCAGCTTCAAAGCGGCCTCAGCCCTGAAGGACATGCCTGGCGTGCTGCATCACCCGTCCCAGTGGTTCCGCGGCTACTGCCGCCTGCTGGCGCGGCTCCGGCAGGAGGCCGGGCAGCTCCTGCCCGCCTCCCGCTGGACCAACGATCCGGCGGAGATCGCTGCCATGACGGACAAGCGCCGGACCCAGCAGATTCTCGCGGAGTCCGGCGTCCCTGTTCCCCGGCCGCTTCGCGGCAGCGGCGGACAAGTCCCCGTGGATTACGCATCCCTGCGTGAGCTGATGCTGTCGCAGCGGATGCACCGCGTGTTCATCAAGCTGGCCAGCGGCTCCGCTGCTTCCGGCGTGATTGCTTATCAGCTGAACCCGGCAACAGGAGCTGAGTCGGCGGTTACCACCATCGGAGTCGAGAGCTATATCACCCGTCCCCCGGTGTATTATAATTCCGGCAAGCTGCAGCGTTATACCGATTCTGCCCGCCTTGCCGGAATCATTAACTGGCTCTACCGCCACGGCGCCTATGCCGAGCAGTGGATTCCGAAGCCCGGCAAGGACGGACATTCCTTCGACATCCGCCAGCTGGTTGTCGCTGGTGAAGCCTGCCATGCAGTCGCCAGAGTCAGCACCACACCGATTACGAATCTGCATCTGCGCAGCCGGCGGATGACTCCGGCGGAAGCCGGGCTGAGCGAGGCGCAGCAGGCAGAAGTACGCCGGACAGCGGAGGCTTCGCTGGCCGCTTTTCCGCGCTGCTCTATCGCGGGCATCGATGTGCTGGCGGGAAGCTCCGGGCGGATGTATACAGCGGATGTGAATCCTTTTGGCGACTTGTTGTACGATGTTGAATACCAAGGCTGCAGCACCTACGAATGGGAAATGAAGCAGCTGTCTTAG